A section of the Gloeobacter violaceus PCC 7421 genome encodes:
- a CDS encoding RidA family protein, translating to MRAINPPGFSIPGISQAILVEDRHLLLLSGHVPFRADGTLAGPDLATQLEQVFENIAATLEVAGASFDAVARLTIYICEYDPCLLPTIRAIRDRWVNLERPPASALIGVASLFHPDVLVEIDALAVAPNG from the coding sequence ATGCGCGCCATCAATCCGCCCGGTTTTTCGATCCCCGGTATCTCGCAGGCGATCCTTGTCGAAGATCGGCACCTTCTGCTTCTATCGGGGCATGTTCCGTTTCGAGCGGATGGAACCCTCGCTGGACCCGACCTCGCTACTCAGTTAGAGCAGGTGTTCGAGAACATAGCAGCGACCCTGGAAGTGGCGGGAGCAAGCTTCGACGCGGTGGCCCGGCTCACAATCTATATCTGCGAATATGATCCCTGCCTGTTGCCGACCATCCGCGCCATTCGGGACAGGTGGGTCAATCTGGAACGCCCGCCTGCCAGCGCCCTGATCGGTGTCGCCTCGCTGTTTCACCCCGACGTTCTTGTCGAGATAGATGCCCTGGCCGTGGCTCCGAACGGCTAA
- a CDS encoding type II toxin-antitoxin system RelE/ParE family toxin produces MAQVLKTRQAERDIEDIWFYIALEDLQAADRWLEGMSAQAQLVASQPRMGRVRPELGTEIRSFAAGRYVLFYRPLPDGIELVRVLHGARDLDALFGGDL; encoded by the coding sequence GTGGCGCAGGTTCTGAAAACACGCCAGGCCGAGCGCGACATTGAGGATATCTGGTTCTACATCGCCTTGGAGGATCTGCAGGCCGCCGATCGCTGGCTCGAAGGGATGAGCGCGCAGGCACAACTGGTCGCATCGCAGCCCAGGATGGGTCGGGTGCGGCCCGAACTCGGCACTGAAATCCGCAGTTTTGCCGCCGGTCGGTATGTGCTGTTCTACCGCCCGCTGCCCGACGGGATTGAACTGGTGCGGGTGTTGCACGGTGCCCGGGATCTAGATGCACTCTTTGGCGGTGACCTTTGA
- a CDS encoding NAD(P)/FAD-dependent oxidoreductase yields MARIVIVGGGFAGLFTALGLEAYPFKDERPEILLIDRSERFVFSPLLYELVSGELATWEVAPRFDELLEGTRVRFVQAEAMGFDFENRIVKLAGGGAESYDRLALTVGGSTPVDIVPGAREHALPFRTLEDAQALIARLKAALDAGADPVRAALVGAGASGVELACKLADTLGDKGSIVLFDRAADILAEFDAPERKMARAELEKRRVRLGLSTKILSVSDAGLQVETAGRGVEAIPAEVVLWTVGTAVPGLIKDLDLPKGPGGRLAVEPTLQVQGHPEIFALGDLAASLDAGGKPLGPSAQLAFQQAGYCAWNLWASLSDRPLLAFRYNALGKLLGLGIDSGVASLLGTAVGGPPAYLIRRLAYLYRMPTDAHRLKVALHWASRPVVRWLGGAAP; encoded by the coding sequence ATGGCGCGCATTGTCATTGTCGGCGGCGGATTTGCGGGGTTGTTCACCGCCCTTGGCCTCGAAGCGTATCCCTTCAAAGACGAGCGCCCAGAAATTCTGCTCATCGATCGCTCGGAGCGGTTTGTCTTCTCGCCGCTCCTTTACGAACTGGTTTCGGGGGAGCTTGCCACCTGGGAGGTGGCCCCGCGCTTCGACGAATTGCTCGAAGGGACGCGGGTGCGCTTCGTGCAGGCCGAGGCGATGGGTTTCGACTTCGAAAACCGCATCGTCAAGCTTGCGGGCGGCGGTGCCGAAAGTTACGACCGGCTGGCCCTTACCGTGGGCGGCAGCACACCCGTGGACATCGTGCCGGGGGCGCGCGAGCACGCCTTGCCCTTTCGTACCCTCGAAGACGCCCAGGCGCTGATCGCCCGGCTCAAGGCCGCCCTCGATGCCGGGGCCGACCCTGTGCGCGCAGCCCTGGTGGGGGCGGGGGCAAGCGGCGTCGAACTCGCCTGCAAACTCGCCGACACCCTAGGCGACAAAGGCAGCATCGTTTTGTTCGACCGCGCAGCGGACATCCTGGCCGAGTTCGACGCGCCGGAGCGCAAAATGGCCCGTGCCGAACTCGAAAAGCGCAGAGTGCGGCTGGGACTCTCCACAAAAATTCTGTCGGTGAGCGATGCGGGCCTGCAAGTCGAGACCGCCGGGCGCGGCGTCGAGGCGATCCCCGCCGAGGTGGTGCTCTGGACGGTGGGGACGGCGGTGCCGGGGCTCATCAAAGATCTCGATCTGCCCAAGGGGCCGGGCGGACGGCTGGCCGTCGAGCCCACCTTGCAGGTGCAGGGGCACCCCGAAATCTTCGCCTTAGGCGATCTGGCAGCGAGCCTCGATGCCGGCGGCAAGCCGCTCGGTCCCAGTGCCCAGTTGGCCTTCCAACAGGCGGGCTACTGCGCGTGGAATCTCTGGGCGAGCCTGAGCGACCGGCCGCTGCTCGCCTTTCGCTACAACGCGCTGGGCAAGCTGTTGGGGTTGGGGATCGACAGCGGCGTCGCCTCGCTTCTGGGCACGGCCGTCGGCGGTCCGCCCGCCTATCTCATCCGCCGACTGGCGTATCTTTACCGGATGCCCACCGACGCCCACCGGCTGAAAGTGGCCCTGCACTGGGCAAGTCGGCCTGTTGTGCGCTGGCTGGGCGGGGCGGCACCTTAG
- a CDS encoding YbaB/EbfC family nucleoid-associated protein, whose amino-acid sequence MSKGFGPMGQFQEALKRVKQIQEGSAKLQDELAALSIEGVAGGGLVKVTLSGNQEPTGVTIDPQLLSESKEVVEDLLLTAYKDAYTKSAETMKAKMQELTGGMELPPGLGF is encoded by the coding sequence ATGAGCAAAGGCTTCGGTCCGATGGGCCAGTTCCAGGAAGCGCTCAAGCGCGTCAAGCAAATCCAAGAAGGCAGCGCCAAGCTCCAGGACGAGTTGGCCGCGCTTTCGATCGAGGGCGTCGCCGGCGGCGGTCTGGTCAAGGTGACCCTGAGCGGCAACCAGGAACCGACTGGCGTCACCATCGACCCGCAGCTTCTCTCAGAAAGCAAAGAAGTGGTCGAAGACCTGCTGCTGACCGCCTATAAAGACGCCTACACCAAGTCCGCCGAGACGATGAAGGCGAAGATGCAGGAATTGACCGGCGGCATGGAGCTGCCCCCGGGTCTTGGCTTCTAG
- a CDS encoding type II toxin-antitoxin system ParD family antitoxin produces MNVNLTPQLEEMIRRKVASGLYNSASEVVREALRLMEEQDCLHHLKLEQLRRDIQEGLDSGPADVLDIQQIQQRGRARLAQQAEAQGT; encoded by the coding sequence ATGAATGTCAACCTGACCCCACAGTTGGAAGAGATGATCCGGCGGAAGGTAGCTTCGGGTTTGTACAATTCAGCGAGCGAGGTGGTGCGCGAAGCCCTGCGCCTGATGGAGGAGCAGGACTGCCTGCACCACTTGAAACTGGAGCAGCTGCGCCGGGACATCCAGGAAGGTCTGGATAGTGGTCCCGCCGACGTGTTAGACATTCAGCAGATCCAACAGCGGGGCCGGGCACGTCTTGCGCAGCAAGCCGAAGCACAGGGCACCTAG
- the recR gene encoding recombination mediator RecR: protein MYTRPLARLIEHLQRLPGIGPKTAQRLAFHLLRRPKSEALQLAQALVEATEQIGVCSRCFNLSAEDPCDICRQPGRQGETICVVAEPRDLVAIERTREFKGHYHVLGGLINPMEGIGPEQLRIKELLQRVGADTVKEVILAINPSTEGEMTTMYLSKYVKVLGPRVTRIAFGLPVGGDLEYADEMTLARALEGRREI from the coding sequence ATGTACACCCGGCCCCTGGCCCGACTCATCGAACACTTGCAGCGTCTGCCGGGCATCGGCCCCAAGACGGCCCAGCGCCTGGCGTTTCATCTGTTGCGCCGCCCCAAGTCCGAGGCATTGCAACTGGCCCAGGCCCTTGTCGAAGCGACGGAGCAAATCGGTGTGTGCAGCCGCTGTTTTAATCTTTCTGCCGAAGACCCTTGCGACATCTGCCGCCAGCCCGGCCGCCAGGGCGAGACGATTTGCGTGGTGGCCGAGCCGCGCGACTTGGTCGCCATCGAGCGCACCCGCGAGTTCAAGGGTCACTACCACGTCCTCGGCGGGCTCATCAACCCCATGGAAGGCATCGGTCCCGAGCAGTTGCGCATCAAAGAACTGCTCCAGCGCGTCGGTGCCGATACGGTCAAAGAGGTGATCCTCGCCATCAACCCGAGCACTGAAGGGGAGATGACGACCATGTATCTGAGCAAATACGTCAAAGTGCTCGGACCGCGCGTGACGCGCATCGCCTTCGGCCTGCCGGTGGGGGGCGATCTCGAATATGCCGACGAGATGACCCTGGCGCGCGCCCTCGAAGGCCGCCGCGAAATTTAG
- a CDS encoding pentapeptide repeat-containing protein has product MRRGWIVGMLIGTVLVLVGWTPLMRAFLQDFVLVVDASGSRQTPKNYRGAKLAGQDLRGQDLEGADLRSADLRGTNLRGAHLSGANFQGANLEGADLSTAILENADLRGASLVGADLRAADLAGANLSAARLVRADLSAANLTHADLRNADLHGARLDDTLLQQTDLRGLDLARLDLEDTDASAARVR; this is encoded by the coding sequence ATGCGCAGAGGCTGGATCGTCGGGATGCTGATAGGGACCGTTCTGGTTCTGGTGGGGTGGACACCGCTGATGCGCGCCTTTTTGCAGGATTTTGTGCTGGTGGTGGACGCCTCCGGGTCGCGGCAGACACCCAAAAACTACCGAGGCGCCAAACTGGCCGGGCAGGATTTGCGCGGCCAGGATCTTGAAGGGGCCGACCTGCGCTCCGCCGACCTGCGCGGAACCAATCTGCGGGGAGCCCATCTGAGCGGCGCCAACTTTCAGGGGGCCAACCTCGAAGGTGCCGACCTGAGTACCGCCATTCTCGAAAATGCCGATCTGCGCGGCGCCAGCCTGGTGGGAGCCGACCTGCGGGCGGCGGATCTGGCGGGGGCCAACCTCAGCGCTGCCCGGTTGGTGCGCGCCGACTTGAGCGCCGCCAACCTCACCCACGCCGACCTGCGCAACGCCGATCTGCACGGAGCCCGGCTCGACGACACCCTGCTGCAGCAGACCGATCTGCGCGGCCTGGACCTGGCCAGACTGGATCTCGAAGACACCGACGCCTCGGCAGCCCGCGTCCGCTAA